From a single Sander vitreus isolate 19-12246 chromosome 4, sanVit1, whole genome shotgun sequence genomic region:
- the LOC144517359 gene encoding CD276 antigen-like isoform X2, translating into MSQKDESQMEVFLYDKGELPDQSEQFKGRVSHFPNGLEQGNASITIRNITRADSGDYRCSFPFIQKHQKFHIKLVVDPKVIKVREGSDVTLPCSLRTKEDLRLTWFVWEKTDDDQKVFLYDKGDLYSDERPGQSEQFKGRVSHFPDELEQGNASIIIRNTRRADSGVYRCIIPLNEKPEMFYIKLDVEPKLIRVREGSDVTLPCSLITKEDLRLTRFIWKKVSQKTDDGQKVFLYDKGDLYSDERPGQSEQFKGRVSHFPDELEQGNASIIIRNTTRADSGDYRCSVPFIQKPQEFHIYLVVEPKLIRVREGSDVTLPCSLITKEDITSTRFVWEKTYDDQAVFLCDKGDLYSDELPDQSELFKGRVSHFPDELEQGNASIIIRNTTWADTGLYSCIIKSIQKRQIFHIYLVVEPKLIVEEGSDVTLPCSLITKEDLRLTRFIWQKVSQTTDDNQEVFLYDKGDLYSDERPGQSEQFKGRVSHFPDELKQGNASIIIRNTTRADSGDYRCSVPLNEKPEMFYMKLDVGPTPEPDELHPLMKK; encoded by the exons ATGTCTCAGAAAGATGAAAGTCAGATGGAGGTGTTCCTGTACGATAAAGGCGAGCTTCCAGATCAGAGTGAACAGTTCAAAGGTCGAGTCTCACATTTTCCAAATGGACTGGAACAAGGCAACGCCTCCATAACCATCAGAAATATAACGAGGGCTGACAGTGGAGACTACAGATGTAGTTTTCCATTCATTCAGAAACATCAAAAATTCCACATTAAGCTTGTTGTTG ACCCAAAAGTCATCAAAGTGAGAGAAGGCAGTGATGTTACTTTACCCTGTTCACTCAGGACCAAGGAGGACCTTCGGTTAACATGGTTCGTCTGGGAGAAAACTGATGATGATCAGAAGGTGTTCCTGTATGATAAAGGTGATCTTTACAGTGACGAGCGTCCAGGTCAGAGTGAGCAGTTCAAAGGTCGAGTCTCACATTTTCCAGATGAACTGGAACAAGGCAACGCCTCCATAATCATCAGAAATACGAGGAGGGCTGACAGTGGAGTCTACAGATGTATTATTCCATTAAATGAGAAACCTGAAATGTTCTACATTAAGCTTGATGTTG AGCCAAAACTCATCAGAGTGAGAGAAGGCAGTGATGTTACTTTACCCTGTTCCCTCATTACCAAGGAGGACCTTCGGTTAACACGGTTTATCTGGAAGAAAGTTTCCCAGAAAACTGATGATGGTCAGAAGGTGTTCCTGTATGATAAAGGTGATCTTTACAGTGACGAGCGTCCAGGTCAGAGTGAGCAGTTCAAAGGTCGAGTCTCACATTTTCCAGATGAACTGGAACAAGGCAACGCCTCCATAATCATCAGAAATACTACGAGGGCTGACAGTGGAGACTACAGATGTAGTGTTCCATTCATTCAGAAACCTCAAGAATTCCACATTTATCTTGTTGTTG AGCCAAAACTCATCAGAGTGAGAGAAGGCAGTGATGTTACTTTACCCTGTTCCCTCATTACCAAGGAGGACATCACATCAACACGGTTCGTCTGGGAGAAAACTTATGATGATCaggctgtgttcctgtgtgatAAAGGCGATCTTTACAGTGACGAGCTTCCAGATCAGAGTGAGCTGTTCAAAGGTCGAGTCTCACATTTTCCAGATGAACTGGAACAAGGCAACGCCTCCATAATCATCAGAAATACAACGTGGGCTGACACTGGACTCTACAGCTGTATTATTAAATCAATTCAGAAACGTCAAATATTCCACATTTATCTTGTTGTTG AGCCAAAACTCATAGTGGAAGAAGGCAGTGATGTTACTTTACCCTGTTCCCTCATTACCAAGGAGGACCTTCGGTTAACACGGTTTATCTGGCAGAAGGTTTCCCAGACAACTGATGATAATCAGGAGGTGTTCCTGTATGATAAAGGCGATCTTTACAGTGACGAGCGTCCAGGTCAGAGTGAGCAGTTCAAAGGTCGAGTCTCACATTTTCCAGATGAACTGAAACAAGGCAACGCCTCCATAATCATCAGAAATACGACGAGGGCTGACAGTGGAGACTACAGATGTAGTGTTCCATTAAATGAGAAACCTGAAATGTTCTACATGAAGCTTGATGTTG GTCCAACTCCAGAGCCAGATGAACTTCATCCATTAATGAAGAAATGA
- the LOC144517359 gene encoding CD276 antigen-like isoform X1, giving the protein MSQKDESQMEVFLYDKGELPDQSEQFKGRVSHFPNGLEQGNASITIRNITRADSGDYRCSFPFIQKHQKFHIKLVVDPKVIKVREGSDVTLPCSLRTKEDLRLTWFVWEKTDDDQKVFLYDKGDLYSDERPGQSEQFKGRVSHFPDELEQGNASIIIRNTRRADSGVYRCIIPLNEKPEMFYIKLDVEPKLIRVREGSDVTLPCSLITKEDLRLTRFIWKKVSQKTDDGQKVFLYDKGDLYSDERPGQSEQFKGRVSHFPDELEQGNASIIIRNTTRADSGDYRCSVPFIQKPQEFHIYLVVEPKLIRVREGSDVTLPCSLITKEDITSTRFVWEKTYDDQAVFLCDKGDLYSDELPDQSELFKGRVSHFPDELEQGNASIIIRNTTWADTGLYSCIIKSIQKRQIFHIYLVVGPKVIKVREGRDVTLPSSLITKEDLRLTWFVWEKTDGGQKVFQYDNGDLYSDERPGQSEQFKGRVSHFSDELEQGNASIIIRNTTRADSGDYRCSVPFIQKPQEFHIKLVVEPKLIVEEGSDVTLPCSLITKEDLRLTRFIWQKVSQTTDDNQEVFLYDKGDLYSDERPGQSEQFKGRVSHFPDELKQGNASIIIRNTTRADSGDYRCSVPLNEKPEMFYMKLDVGPTPEPDELHPLMKK; this is encoded by the exons ATGTCTCAGAAAGATGAAAGTCAGATGGAGGTGTTCCTGTACGATAAAGGCGAGCTTCCAGATCAGAGTGAACAGTTCAAAGGTCGAGTCTCACATTTTCCAAATGGACTGGAACAAGGCAACGCCTCCATAACCATCAGAAATATAACGAGGGCTGACAGTGGAGACTACAGATGTAGTTTTCCATTCATTCAGAAACATCAAAAATTCCACATTAAGCTTGTTGTTG ACCCAAAAGTCATCAAAGTGAGAGAAGGCAGTGATGTTACTTTACCCTGTTCACTCAGGACCAAGGAGGACCTTCGGTTAACATGGTTCGTCTGGGAGAAAACTGATGATGATCAGAAGGTGTTCCTGTATGATAAAGGTGATCTTTACAGTGACGAGCGTCCAGGTCAGAGTGAGCAGTTCAAAGGTCGAGTCTCACATTTTCCAGATGAACTGGAACAAGGCAACGCCTCCATAATCATCAGAAATACGAGGAGGGCTGACAGTGGAGTCTACAGATGTATTATTCCATTAAATGAGAAACCTGAAATGTTCTACATTAAGCTTGATGTTG AGCCAAAACTCATCAGAGTGAGAGAAGGCAGTGATGTTACTTTACCCTGTTCCCTCATTACCAAGGAGGACCTTCGGTTAACACGGTTTATCTGGAAGAAAGTTTCCCAGAAAACTGATGATGGTCAGAAGGTGTTCCTGTATGATAAAGGTGATCTTTACAGTGACGAGCGTCCAGGTCAGAGTGAGCAGTTCAAAGGTCGAGTCTCACATTTTCCAGATGAACTGGAACAAGGCAACGCCTCCATAATCATCAGAAATACTACGAGGGCTGACAGTGGAGACTACAGATGTAGTGTTCCATTCATTCAGAAACCTCAAGAATTCCACATTTATCTTGTTGTTG AGCCAAAACTCATCAGAGTGAGAGAAGGCAGTGATGTTACTTTACCCTGTTCCCTCATTACCAAGGAGGACATCACATCAACACGGTTCGTCTGGGAGAAAACTTATGATGATCaggctgtgttcctgtgtgatAAAGGCGATCTTTACAGTGACGAGCTTCCAGATCAGAGTGAGCTGTTCAAAGGTCGAGTCTCACATTTTCCAGATGAACTGGAACAAGGCAACGCCTCCATAATCATCAGAAATACAACGTGGGCTGACACTGGACTCTACAGCTGTATTATTAAATCAATTCAGAAACGTCAAATATTCCACATTTATCTTGTTGTTG GGCCAAAAGTCATCAAAGTGAGAGAAGGCCGTGATGTTACTTTACCCTCTTCCCTCATCACCAAGGAGGACCTTCGGTTAACATGGTTCGTCTGGGAGAAAACTGATGGTGGTCAGAAGGTGTTCCAGTATGATAATGGTGATCTTTACAGTGACGAGCGTCCAGGTCAGAGTGAGCAGTTCAAAGGTCGAGTCTCACATTTTTCAGATGAACTGGAACAAGGCAACGCCTCCATAATCATCAGAAATACTACGAGGGCTGACAGTGGAGACTACAGATGTAGTGTTCCATTCATTCAGAAACCTCAAGAATTCCACATTAAGCTTGTTGTTG AGCCAAAACTCATAGTGGAAGAAGGCAGTGATGTTACTTTACCCTGTTCCCTCATTACCAAGGAGGACCTTCGGTTAACACGGTTTATCTGGCAGAAGGTTTCCCAGACAACTGATGATAATCAGGAGGTGTTCCTGTATGATAAAGGCGATCTTTACAGTGACGAGCGTCCAGGTCAGAGTGAGCAGTTCAAAGGTCGAGTCTCACATTTTCCAGATGAACTGAAACAAGGCAACGCCTCCATAATCATCAGAAATACGACGAGGGCTGACAGTGGAGACTACAGATGTAGTGTTCCATTAAATGAGAAACCTGAAATGTTCTACATGAAGCTTGATGTTG GTCCAACTCCAGAGCCAGATGAACTTCATCCATTAATGAAGAAATGA